Proteins encoded in a region of the Vitis riparia cultivar Riparia Gloire de Montpellier isolate 1030 chromosome 7, EGFV_Vit.rip_1.0, whole genome shotgun sequence genome:
- the LOC117918657 gene encoding L-ascorbate oxidase-like isoform X1, with amino-acid sequence MGVMRFLALFILLFSVLIFQAAEARIRRYKWEVKYEYKSPDCFQKMVITINGQSPGPTILAEEGDTVIVELTNGLLTENVAIHWHGIRQIGTPWFDGTEGVTQCPILPGETFTYEYKVDRPGTYLYHAHYGMQREAGLYGSIRVSVARGKTEPFSYDYDRSIILSDWYHNTTYEQVLGLSSIPFDWIGEPQSLLIQGKGRYNCSLVSSPYVCNATSPQCSPYVLTVVPGKTYRLRVSSLTSLSALSFQIEGHNMTVVEADGHFVEPFVIKNLFIYSGETYSVLVKADQDPSRNYWVTTSVVSRKNTVTPPGLAIFNYYPNHPKKSPPTVPPAGPLWNDVEPRINQSRAIKAHHDHVVPPPLTSDRVILMLNTQNEINGYRRWSLNNVSFNLPHTPYLIALKENISGVFDPTPAPDSFDLENYDIYTKPNNSNATSSNSIYRLKFNTTVDIILQNANTMVVDNSETHPWHLHGHDFWVLGYGEGTFNMSSDPRTYNLINPIMKNTAPIHPYGWTALRFRSDNPGVWAFHCHIESHFYMGMGVVFEEGVERVGKLPSSIMGCGKAKGLGGRP; translated from the exons ATGGGTGTGATGAGATTTTTGGCTCTGTTTATTCTTCTCTTTTCAGTACTGATTTTTCAAGCAGCAGAGGCTAGAATCAGAAGGTATAAATGGGAGGTGAAGTATGAGTACAAGTCTCCTGATTGCTTCCAGAAGATGGTTATTACCATCAATGGACAAAGCCCCGGCCCAACAATCCTGGCGGAAGAAGGAGACACCGTCATTGTTGAGCTCACAAATGGTTTATTGACAGAAAATGTCGCAATCCACTGGCATGGTATCAGACAG ATTGGGACGCCATGGTTTGATGGAACAGAAGGCGTGACCCAGTGTCCAATCCTGCCTGGAGAGACCTTCACATATGAGTATAAAGTGGATAGG CCTGGGACTTATCTATACCATGCCCATTACGGAATGCAAAGAGAAGCTGGGCTGTATGGATCGATTCGTGTGTCGGTTGCTCGTGGGAAGACTGAACCCTTTTCCTATGACTACGACCGGAGCATCATCCTCTCTGACTGGTACCATAATACCACTTATGAACAAGTCCTGGGCTTGTCCTCCATACCTTTTGACTGGATTGGGGAGCCTCAG TCACTTCTGATTCAAGGAAAAGGAAGATACAACTGCTCTCTAGTTTCAAGTCCTTATGTCTGTAATGCAACAAGTCCTCAGTGTTCTCCCTATGTACTCACTGTAGTTCCGGGGAAAACATATCGCCTTCGGGTCTCCAGCTTGACTTCCCTGTCAGCTCTCAGTTTCCAAATAGAG GGTCACAACATGACTGTTGTTGAAGCAGACGGGCACTTTGTGGAACCCTTTGTGATAAAAAACCTCTTCATTTACTCAGGGGAGACCTATTCTGTTCTGGTGAAGGCTGATCAAGACCCTTCAAGAAATTACTGGGTCACAACCAGTGTGGTCAGTAGGAAAAACACTGTCACTCCTCCGGGCTTGGCCATCTTCAATTACTACCCCAACCATCCCAAGAAGTCTCCCCCAACAGTCCCACCCGCTGGCCCTCTTTGGAACGACGTAGAGCCGCGCATCAACCAAAGTCGTGCCATTAAGGCTCACCATGACCATGTTGTCCCCCCTCCTCTCACCTCAGACAGAGTAATTCTGATGCTCAACACACAGAATGAGATCAATGGTTACAGGAGGTGGTCTCTGAACAATGTGTCCTTCAACCTCCCACACACACCCTACCTAATTGCTCTCAAGGAGAATATCAGTGGTGTCTTTGATCCAACCCCTGCTCCAGATTCCTTTGACTtggaaaattatgatatttatacCAAGCCAAACAATTCCAACGCCACGTCCAGCAACTCAATTTATAGGCTCAAGTTCAACACAACAGTGGACATCATACTGCAAAATGCAAACACCATGGTCGTGGATAACAGTGAGACACATCCATGGCATCTCCATGGGCATGACTTTTGGGTACTAGGCTATGGGGAAGGCACGTTTAACATGTCCAGTGATCCAAGAACCTACAATCTGATTAACCCAATTATGAAGAACACAGCACCTATTCATCCTTATGGATGGACTGCCTTAAGGTTTCGATCTGATAACCCAGGTGTCTGGGCATTCCATTGCCATATCGAGTCTCATTTCTATATGGGTATGGGAGTTGTTTTTGAAGAAGGGGTGGAAAGGGTGGGAAAGTTGCCTTCATCTATCATGGGTTGCGGTAAAGCCAAGGGTCTCGGCGGTAGGCCataa
- the LOC117918657 gene encoding L-ascorbate oxidase-like isoform X2 — protein MGVMRFLALFILLFSVLIFQAAEARIRRYKWEVKYEYKSPDCFQKMVITINGQSPGPTILAEEGDTVIVELTNGLLTENVAIHWHGIRQIGTPWFDGTEGVTQCPILPGETFTYEYKVDRPGTYLYHAHYGMQREAGLYGSIRVSVARGKTEPFSYDYDRSIILSDWYHNTTYEQVLGLSSIPFDWIGEPQSLLIQGKGRYNCSLVSSPYVCNATSPQCSPYVLTVVPGKTYRLRVSSLTSLSALSFQIEGHNMTVVEADGHFVEPFVIKNLFIYSGETYSVLVKADQDPSRNYWVTTSVVSRKNTVTPPGLAIFNYYPNHPKKSPPTVPPAGPLWNDVEPRINQSRAIKAHHDHVVPPPLTSDRVILMLNTQNEINGYRRWSLNNVSFNLPHTPYLIALKENISGVFDPTPAPDSFDLENYDIYTKPNNSNATSSNSIYRLKFNTTVDIILQNANTMVVDNSETHPWHLHGHDFWVLGYGEGTFNMSSDPRTYNLINPIMKNTAPIHPYGWTALRFRSDNPGVWAFHCHIESHFYMGMGVVFEEGVERVGKLPSSIMGCGKAKGLGGRP, from the exons ATGGGTGTGATGAGATTTTTGGCTCTGTTTATTCTTCTCTTTTCAG TACTGATTTTTCAAGCAGCAGAGGCTAGAATCAGAAGGTATAAATGGGAGGTGAAGTATGAGTACAAGTCTCCTGATTGCTTCCAGAAGATGGTTATTACCATCAATGGACAAAGCCCCGGCCCAACAATCCTGGCGGAAGAAGGAGACACCGTCATTGTTGAGCTCACAAATGGTTTATTGACAGAAAATGTCGCAATCCACTGGCATGGTATCAGACAG ATTGGGACGCCATGGTTTGATGGAACAGAAGGCGTGACCCAGTGTCCAATCCTGCCTGGAGAGACCTTCACATATGAGTATAAAGTGGATAGG CCTGGGACTTATCTATACCATGCCCATTACGGAATGCAAAGAGAAGCTGGGCTGTATGGATCGATTCGTGTGTCGGTTGCTCGTGGGAAGACTGAACCCTTTTCCTATGACTACGACCGGAGCATCATCCTCTCTGACTGGTACCATAATACCACTTATGAACAAGTCCTGGGCTTGTCCTCCATACCTTTTGACTGGATTGGGGAGCCTCAG TCACTTCTGATTCAAGGAAAAGGAAGATACAACTGCTCTCTAGTTTCAAGTCCTTATGTCTGTAATGCAACAAGTCCTCAGTGTTCTCCCTATGTACTCACTGTAGTTCCGGGGAAAACATATCGCCTTCGGGTCTCCAGCTTGACTTCCCTGTCAGCTCTCAGTTTCCAAATAGAG GGTCACAACATGACTGTTGTTGAAGCAGACGGGCACTTTGTGGAACCCTTTGTGATAAAAAACCTCTTCATTTACTCAGGGGAGACCTATTCTGTTCTGGTGAAGGCTGATCAAGACCCTTCAAGAAATTACTGGGTCACAACCAGTGTGGTCAGTAGGAAAAACACTGTCACTCCTCCGGGCTTGGCCATCTTCAATTACTACCCCAACCATCCCAAGAAGTCTCCCCCAACAGTCCCACCCGCTGGCCCTCTTTGGAACGACGTAGAGCCGCGCATCAACCAAAGTCGTGCCATTAAGGCTCACCATGACCATGTTGTCCCCCCTCCTCTCACCTCAGACAGAGTAATTCTGATGCTCAACACACAGAATGAGATCAATGGTTACAGGAGGTGGTCTCTGAACAATGTGTCCTTCAACCTCCCACACACACCCTACCTAATTGCTCTCAAGGAGAATATCAGTGGTGTCTTTGATCCAACCCCTGCTCCAGATTCCTTTGACTtggaaaattatgatatttatacCAAGCCAAACAATTCCAACGCCACGTCCAGCAACTCAATTTATAGGCTCAAGTTCAACACAACAGTGGACATCATACTGCAAAATGCAAACACCATGGTCGTGGATAACAGTGAGACACATCCATGGCATCTCCATGGGCATGACTTTTGGGTACTAGGCTATGGGGAAGGCACGTTTAACATGTCCAGTGATCCAAGAACCTACAATCTGATTAACCCAATTATGAAGAACACAGCACCTATTCATCCTTATGGATGGACTGCCTTAAGGTTTCGATCTGATAACCCAGGTGTCTGGGCATTCCATTGCCATATCGAGTCTCATTTCTATATGGGTATGGGAGTTGTTTTTGAAGAAGGGGTGGAAAGGGTGGGAAAGTTGCCTTCATCTATCATGGGTTGCGGTAAAGCCAAGGGTCTCGGCGGTAGGCCataa
- the LOC117918657 gene encoding L-ascorbate oxidase-like isoform X3, whose translation MVITINGQSPGPTILAEEGDTVIVELTNGLLTENVAIHWHGIRQIGTPWFDGTEGVTQCPILPGETFTYEYKVDRPGTYLYHAHYGMQREAGLYGSIRVSVARGKTEPFSYDYDRSIILSDWYHNTTYEQVLGLSSIPFDWIGEPQSLLIQGKGRYNCSLVSSPYVCNATSPQCSPYVLTVVPGKTYRLRVSSLTSLSALSFQIEGHNMTVVEADGHFVEPFVIKNLFIYSGETYSVLVKADQDPSRNYWVTTSVVSRKNTVTPPGLAIFNYYPNHPKKSPPTVPPAGPLWNDVEPRINQSRAIKAHHDHVVPPPLTSDRVILMLNTQNEINGYRRWSLNNVSFNLPHTPYLIALKENISGVFDPTPAPDSFDLENYDIYTKPNNSNATSSNSIYRLKFNTTVDIILQNANTMVVDNSETHPWHLHGHDFWVLGYGEGTFNMSSDPRTYNLINPIMKNTAPIHPYGWTALRFRSDNPGVWAFHCHIESHFYMGMGVVFEEGVERVGKLPSSIMGCGKAKGLGGRP comes from the exons ATG GTTATTACCATCAATGGACAAAGCCCCGGCCCAACAATCCTGGCGGAAGAAGGAGACACCGTCATTGTTGAGCTCACAAATGGTTTATTGACAGAAAATGTCGCAATCCACTGGCATGGTATCAGACAG ATTGGGACGCCATGGTTTGATGGAACAGAAGGCGTGACCCAGTGTCCAATCCTGCCTGGAGAGACCTTCACATATGAGTATAAAGTGGATAGG CCTGGGACTTATCTATACCATGCCCATTACGGAATGCAAAGAGAAGCTGGGCTGTATGGATCGATTCGTGTGTCGGTTGCTCGTGGGAAGACTGAACCCTTTTCCTATGACTACGACCGGAGCATCATCCTCTCTGACTGGTACCATAATACCACTTATGAACAAGTCCTGGGCTTGTCCTCCATACCTTTTGACTGGATTGGGGAGCCTCAG TCACTTCTGATTCAAGGAAAAGGAAGATACAACTGCTCTCTAGTTTCAAGTCCTTATGTCTGTAATGCAACAAGTCCTCAGTGTTCTCCCTATGTACTCACTGTAGTTCCGGGGAAAACATATCGCCTTCGGGTCTCCAGCTTGACTTCCCTGTCAGCTCTCAGTTTCCAAATAGAG GGTCACAACATGACTGTTGTTGAAGCAGACGGGCACTTTGTGGAACCCTTTGTGATAAAAAACCTCTTCATTTACTCAGGGGAGACCTATTCTGTTCTGGTGAAGGCTGATCAAGACCCTTCAAGAAATTACTGGGTCACAACCAGTGTGGTCAGTAGGAAAAACACTGTCACTCCTCCGGGCTTGGCCATCTTCAATTACTACCCCAACCATCCCAAGAAGTCTCCCCCAACAGTCCCACCCGCTGGCCCTCTTTGGAACGACGTAGAGCCGCGCATCAACCAAAGTCGTGCCATTAAGGCTCACCATGACCATGTTGTCCCCCCTCCTCTCACCTCAGACAGAGTAATTCTGATGCTCAACACACAGAATGAGATCAATGGTTACAGGAGGTGGTCTCTGAACAATGTGTCCTTCAACCTCCCACACACACCCTACCTAATTGCTCTCAAGGAGAATATCAGTGGTGTCTTTGATCCAACCCCTGCTCCAGATTCCTTTGACTtggaaaattatgatatttatacCAAGCCAAACAATTCCAACGCCACGTCCAGCAACTCAATTTATAGGCTCAAGTTCAACACAACAGTGGACATCATACTGCAAAATGCAAACACCATGGTCGTGGATAACAGTGAGACACATCCATGGCATCTCCATGGGCATGACTTTTGGGTACTAGGCTATGGGGAAGGCACGTTTAACATGTCCAGTGATCCAAGAACCTACAATCTGATTAACCCAATTATGAAGAACACAGCACCTATTCATCCTTATGGATGGACTGCCTTAAGGTTTCGATCTGATAACCCAGGTGTCTGGGCATTCCATTGCCATATCGAGTCTCATTTCTATATGGGTATGGGAGTTGTTTTTGAAGAAGGGGTGGAAAGGGTGGGAAAGTTGCCTTCATCTATCATGGGTTGCGGTAAAGCCAAGGGTCTCGGCGGTAGGCCataa
- the LOC117918658 gene encoding LOW QUALITY PROTEIN: L-ascorbate oxidase-like (The sequence of the model RefSeq protein was modified relative to this genomic sequence to represent the inferred CDS: inserted 1 base in 1 codon), with protein sequence MRFLALFSLLFSVLMFPAAEARIRRYRWEVKYEYKSPDCFQKMVITINGQSPGPTILAEEGDTVIVELTNSLLTENVAIHWHGIRQIGTPWFDGTEGVTQCPILPGDTFTYEYKVDRPGTYLYHAHYGMQREAGLYGSIRVSVARGKTEPFAYDHDRSIILTDWYHNTTYEQALGLSSNPFDWVGEPQSLLIQGKGRYNCSLVSSPYVCNSTSPQCSPYVLTVVPGKTYRLRVSSLTSLSALSFQIEGHNMTVVEADGHFVEPFVIKNLFIYSGETYSVLVKADQDPSRNYWVTTSVVSRNNTVTPPGLAIFNYYPNHPKKSPPTVPPAGPLWNDVEPRLNQSRAIKAHHDYIVPPPHTSDRVIVFLNTXNKINGYVRWSVNNVSFNLPHTPYLIALKENITGAFDPTPPPNGYDFVNYDIYNVANNTNATSSNSIYRLQFNTTVDIILQNANTMNKNNSETHPWHLHGHNFWVLGYGEGKFDNFSDPIKYNLIDPIMKNTAPVHPYGWTALRFRSDNPGTWAFHCHIESHFYLGMGVVFEEGVERVGKLPSSIMGCGKAKGLGGRP encoded by the exons ATGAGATTTTTGGCTTTGTTTAGTCTTCTCTTTTCAGTACTGATGTTTCCAGCAGCAGAGGCTAGAATCAGAAGGTATAGATGGGAGGTGAAGTATGAGTACAAGTCTCCTGATTGCTTTCAGAAGATGGTTATCACCATCAATGGACAAAGCCCCGGTCCAACAATCCTGGCCGAAGAAGGAGACACCGTCATTGTTGAGCTCACAAATAGTTTGTTGACAGAGAATGTCGCAATCCACTGGCATGGTATCAGACAG ATTGGGACGCCGTGGTTTGATGGAACGGAAGGGGTGACCCAGTGTCCAATCCTGCCAGGAGATACCTTCACATATGAGTATAAAGTGGATAGG CCGGGGACTTATCTATACCATGCCCATTACGGAATGCAAAGAGAAGCTGGGCTGTATGGATCAATTCGTGTGTCGGTTGCTCGTGGGAAGACTGAGCCCTTTGCCTATGACCACGACCGGAGCATCATCCTCACTGACTGGTACCATAATACCACTTATGAACAAGCCCTGGGCTTGTCCTCCAATCCTTTTGACTGGGTCGGGGAGCCTCAG TCCCTTCTGATTCAAGGAAAAGGAAGATACAACTGCTCCCTAGTTTCAAGTCCTTACGTCTGTAATTCAACAAGTCCCCAGTGTTCTCCCTATGTACTCACTGTAGTTCCGGGGAAAACATATCGCCTTCGGGTCTCCAGCTTGACTTCCCTGTCAGCTCTCAGTTTCCAAATAGAG GGTCACAACATGACTGTAGTTGAAGCAGATGGGCACTTTGTGGAACCCTTTGTGATAAAAAACCTCTTCATTTACTCAGGGGAGACCTATTCTGTTCTGGTGAAGGCTGATCAAGACCCTTCAAGAAATTACTGGGTCACAACCAGTGTGGTCAGTAGGAACAACACTGTCACTCCTCCGGGCTTGGCCATTTTCAATTACTACCCCAACCATCCCAAGAAGTCTCCTCCAACGGTCCCACCCGCTGGCCCTCTTTGGAACGACGTCGAGCCGCGCCTCAACCAAAGCCGTGCCATTAAGGCTCACCATGATTATATTGTGCCCCCTCCCCACACCTCAGACAGAGTAATCGTGTTTCTAAACA CAAATAAGATAAATGGTTATGTTAGGTGGTCTGTCAACAACGTCTCCTTCAACTTGCCACACACCCCCTATCTAATCGCTCTCAAAGAGAATATAACTGGAGCCTTCGACCCAACCCCACCTCCAAATGGTTATGATTTTGTAAACTATGATATCTACAATGTGGCGAATAACACCAACGCTACATCCAGCAACTCAATTTATAGGCTGCAGTTCAATACAACAGTGGATATTATACTGCAAAACGCAAACACCATGAATAAGAATAACAGCGAGACGCACCCATGGCATCTCCACGGGCATAATTTTTGGGTACTGGGCTATGGAGAAGGTAAGTTCGACAATTTCAGTGATCCAATAAAGTACAATCTGATCGACCCAATTATGAAGAACACAGCACCTGTTCATCCTTATGGATGGACTGCCTTAAGGTTTCGATCTGATAACCCAGGTACCTGGGCATTCCATTGCCATATAGAGTCTCATTTCTATTTGGGTATGGGAGTTGTTTTTGAAGAAGGGGTGGAGAGGGTGGGAAAGCTGCCTTCATCTATCATGGGTTGCGGTAAAGCCAAGGGTCTCGGCGGCAGGCCATAA
- the LOC117917408 gene encoding trafficking protein particle complex subunit 12: MATDSPSEDSTPAADGFIASDPLSSPFGSLNDLCYELSSLQELATRGSWRSILDKVSRARKLSLLQKPHEHLCYFSYNVLALIKLRRYGDVSEELASLEDLDHSIYQYESHPDVYPGRSGSMIPFALRWIHAEIPLKLGKRQETLDRLYTLLDFARTRVDEKGSRGLGVSADVWKRREVFVVNSIIGHHLSHKEFGVCVSLIRQLLSGRCRDDPALVSKLGCIQLQIGDLEGAKASFELVEKMGKEERLGSLSEIEFKNLVNRNKALVYLVGKDYVSAVREYEECIERDGSDVVAINNKALCLMYLRDLSDSIKVLENALERVPTVALNETLVVNLCSMYELAYVNHSDIKRTLSNWIARVAPDDFDSSCTRI; the protein is encoded by the coding sequence ATGGCCACCGATTCCCCGTCGGAGGATTCAACTCCGGCCGCTGATGGCTTTATCGCCAGCGACCCACTGTCGAGCCCGTTCGGCTCCCTCAACGACCTCTGCTACGAGCTCTCGTCTCTCCAAGAGCTCGCCACTCGAGGCTCATGGCGTTCCATTCTCGACAAGGTCTCTCGCGCCCGCAAGCTCTCTCTCCTCCAAAAGCCCCACGAACACCTATGCTATTTCTCCTACAACGTCCTGGCTCTCATCAAGCTCCGTCGATACGGCGACGTTTCGGAGGAGCTGGCATCGCTGGAGGATCTCGATCACTCCATCTACCAGTACGAATCACACCCTGATGTGTACCCCGGCCGGTCTGGTTCCATGATTCCGTTCGCTCTCCGGTGGATCCATGCCGAGATTCCGTTGAAATTGGGGAAGCGCCAGGAAACCCTAGATCGGTTGTATACGCTGCTCGATTTTGCGCGGACGAGGGTGGATGAGAAAGGGTCGAGGGGGCTGGGGGTTTCTGCGgatgtgtggaagaggagggaGGTTTTTGTGGTGAATTCGATAATCGGGCACCATTTGAGTCACAAGGAATTTGGTGTGTGTGTGAGTTTGATCAGGCAGTTACTGAGCGGCAGATGCCGCGATGATCCGGCGCTGGTGTCGAAGCTCGGCTGCATTCAGCTGCAGATTGGGGATTTGGAGGGGGCGAAGGCGTCGTTCGAACTGGTAGAGAAGATGGGTAAGGAAGAGAGATTAGGTTCATTGAGCGAAATTGAGTTCAAGAACCTTGTGAATCGGAATAAGGCGCTGGTTTACTTAGTGGGAAAAGATTATGTGTCTGCAGTGAGGGAGTACGAGGAGTGCATTGAGAGGGATGGTTCGGATGTTGTGGCTATCAATAACAAAGCTCTGTGCTTGATGTATTTGAGGGACTTATCGGATTCGATCAAGGTGTTGGAGAATGCCCTCGAAAGGGTTCCTACAGTAGCTCTGAATGAGACTCTTGTGGTTAATTTGTGTAGCATGTATGAGTTGGCCTATGTTAATCATTCTGATATTAAGAGGACGCTGAGCAATTGGATTGCTCGAGTTGCTCCTGATGATTTTGATTCATCTTGTACTCGAATATGA